One Streptomyces sp. B21-105 genomic region harbors:
- the nadA gene encoding quinolinate synthase NadA: MTTAQPTELDVQPTPLALLLLGREADPKSERGVECPGDLPSPSDPDLVERARAAKAKLGDKVFVLGHHYQRDEVIQFADVTGDSFKLARDAAARPEAEYIVFCGVHFMAESADILTSDDQKVVLPDLAAGCSMADMATAEQVAECWDVLTEAGVAEQVVPVSYMNSSADIKAFTGRHGGTICTSSNAERALEWAFRQGEKVLFLPDQHLGRNTAVRDMGMSLEDCVVYNPHRPNGGLTAEQLRDAKMILWRGHCSVHGRFSLESVDDVRARIPGVNVLVHPECRHEVVAAADYVGSTEYIIKALEAAPAGSKWAIGTELNLVRRLANRFAPEGKEIVFLDKTVCFCSTMNRIDLPHLVWTLESLADGKLVNRIEVDRETEEFAKLALERMLALP; this comes from the coding sequence GTGACCACCGCCCAGCCCACGGAGCTCGACGTACAGCCGACTCCGCTCGCCCTGTTGCTGCTCGGCCGTGAGGCCGACCCGAAGAGCGAGCGGGGCGTCGAGTGCCCCGGCGACCTGCCCTCGCCCTCCGACCCGGACCTGGTCGAGCGCGCCCGCGCCGCCAAGGCGAAGCTCGGTGACAAGGTCTTCGTGCTCGGCCACCACTACCAGCGCGACGAGGTCATCCAGTTCGCCGACGTCACGGGCGACTCCTTCAAGCTGGCCAGGGACGCGGCCGCCCGCCCGGAGGCCGAGTACATCGTCTTCTGCGGTGTGCACTTCATGGCCGAGTCCGCCGACATCCTGACCTCCGACGACCAGAAGGTCGTCCTGCCCGACCTCGCCGCCGGCTGCTCGATGGCCGACATGGCCACCGCCGAACAGGTCGCCGAGTGCTGGGACGTGCTGACCGAGGCCGGCGTGGCCGAGCAGGTCGTGCCGGTCTCGTACATGAACTCCTCCGCGGACATCAAGGCGTTCACGGGACGGCACGGCGGCACCATCTGCACCTCGTCCAACGCCGAGCGTGCCCTGGAGTGGGCCTTCCGGCAGGGCGAGAAGGTCCTCTTCCTGCCCGACCAGCACCTCGGCCGCAACACCGCCGTGCGGGACATGGGCATGTCCCTCGAGGACTGCGTCGTCTACAACCCGCACAGGCCGAACGGCGGGCTGACCGCCGAGCAGCTGCGCGACGCGAAGATGATTTTGTGGCGCGGCCACTGCTCGGTGCACGGCCGCTTCAGCCTGGAGTCGGTCGACGACGTCCGCGCCCGCATACCCGGCGTCAACGTGCTCGTGCACCCCGAGTGCCGGCACGAGGTCGTGGCCGCGGCGGACTACGTCGGCTCGACGGAGTACATCATCAAGGCGCTGGAGGCCGCCCCGGCCGGGTCCAAGTGGGCCATCGGCACCGAGCTGAACCTGGTCCGCCGCCTGGCGAACCGTTTCGCGCCCGAGGGCAAGGAGATCGTCTTCCTGGACAAGACGGTCTGCTTCTGCTCGACCATGAACCGCATCGACCTCCCCCACCTGGTGTGGACCCTCGAGTCGCTGGCCGACGGCAAGCTGGTCAACCGCATCGAGGTCGACCGGGAGACCGAGGAGTTCGCCAAGCTGGCGCTGGAGCGGATGCTGGCCCTGCCGTAA
- a CDS encoding serine/threonine-protein kinase, giving the protein MPLNKDDPKALGGYRIADRLGAGGMGVVYRGRSRSGREVAVKVVHAQYAEDPVFRARFRQEIEAARKVSGAFTAPVVDADPEAVRPWMATQYVSGPTLAARIRDHGPLRGAELRRLALGLVEALREIHRAGVVHRDLKPGNVLMAHDGPRVIDFGISRAAENQTLTETGKMIGTPPFMSPEQFTDARSVGPASDVFSLGALLVFATTGRGPFDADSPYLTAWRVLQEEPKVEAVAEPLRGVLTRCLAKDAENRPGLEELTEEFARVLPGAAAGDMETVSLRVPPPPATIGPAGEESGPPDAPARYGRRSRLRRWPVLAGTAGLVTLALTAYLVLDLDPFKRAEESDSTGSVSVDQDPLPNGWKPWRTSVYGTAATGVTKPLGGGAPDGPTLSCEMGESALYCGGDGTLPIRVDGATGRIAWRAESLPPGLPQKRYNSRVLGTHGGVVLVLAFVMNKAGDDQSATVVALDSTTGKLLWSSPLSRTSAVEAAVVGDLLLTADGRRVTAREPRGGAERWTATVPAGPTYSCKFQNADGALYADCTDAGTPSRNVFYAVDPADGSTRKVSVPDGDLEYVGVADGDLVFVAQVPRDRRSFGESTYGEVLLIDPDTGAVRKRKLPGSPRGQAALVGGVLCFANSRGQLVAHSPETGVRLWQTETTLQQPGTPVADRRGQTVFAASASGRVAAADIGTGELLWESAAWAEQVVDSGFAAEARVFFDEGATIVLSPDGTVFTLDPDRPDLEPQSGRSD; this is encoded by the coding sequence GTGCCGCTGAACAAGGACGACCCGAAGGCGCTCGGCGGATACCGGATCGCCGACCGTCTCGGAGCCGGAGGCATGGGCGTCGTCTACCGCGGCCGGTCCCGATCGGGGCGTGAGGTCGCCGTCAAGGTGGTCCACGCGCAGTACGCCGAGGACCCGGTCTTCCGCGCCCGCTTCCGGCAGGAGATCGAAGCGGCCCGCAAGGTGAGCGGCGCGTTCACCGCCCCGGTCGTGGACGCCGACCCGGAGGCCGTCCGGCCCTGGATGGCCACGCAGTACGTGTCGGGCCCCACGCTCGCCGCCCGCATCCGCGACCACGGCCCGCTGCGCGGCGCGGAACTGCGCCGGCTCGCCCTCGGCCTGGTGGAGGCGCTGCGGGAGATCCACCGGGCCGGGGTCGTCCACCGCGACCTCAAGCCCGGCAACGTCCTGATGGCCCACGACGGGCCCCGCGTCATCGACTTCGGGATCTCCCGGGCGGCGGAGAACCAGACGCTCACCGAGACCGGCAAGATGATCGGCACCCCGCCGTTCATGTCGCCCGAGCAGTTCACGGACGCCCGCTCGGTCGGCCCCGCCTCGGACGTGTTCTCCCTCGGCGCGCTGCTGGTGTTCGCCACGACCGGGCGCGGCCCCTTCGACGCGGACAGCCCGTATCTGACCGCGTGGCGGGTGCTGCAGGAGGAGCCGAAGGTGGAGGCGGTGGCCGAGCCGCTGCGCGGGGTCCTCACCCGCTGTCTGGCCAAGGACGCCGAGAACCGGCCCGGACTCGAGGAGCTGACCGAGGAATTCGCCCGCGTGCTGCCCGGCGCCGCCGCGGGCGACATGGAAACGGTGTCCCTGCGTGTGCCGCCGCCGCCCGCGACGATCGGTCCGGCGGGCGAGGAGTCCGGGCCGCCCGACGCCCCGGCCCGCTACGGCCGCCGTTCCCGGCTGCGCCGGTGGCCGGTCCTGGCCGGCACGGCGGGCCTGGTGACCCTGGCGCTCACCGCCTACCTGGTGCTCGACCTCGACCCCTTCAAAAGGGCCGAGGAGTCGGACAGCACCGGTAGCGTGTCCGTCGACCAGGACCCCCTGCCCAACGGCTGGAAGCCCTGGCGGACCTCGGTGTACGGCACCGCCGCGACCGGGGTGACGAAGCCGCTGGGCGGCGGAGCCCCCGACGGCCCCACCCTGTCCTGTGAGATGGGCGAGAGCGCCCTGTACTGCGGCGGCGACGGCACCCTCCCGATCCGGGTCGACGGGGCGACCGGCCGGATCGCCTGGCGGGCCGAGTCCCTGCCGCCGGGCCTGCCGCAGAAGCGCTACAACAGCAGGGTCCTCGGGACGCACGGCGGCGTGGTGCTGGTGTTGGCGTTCGTGATGAACAAGGCGGGCGACGACCAGAGCGCCACCGTCGTCGCCCTCGACTCCACCACCGGCAAACTGCTCTGGTCGAGCCCGCTGAGCCGGACGAGTGCCGTCGAAGCCGCGGTCGTCGGTGATCTCCTGCTGACCGCGGACGGCCGGCGCGTGACCGCCCGTGAACCGCGCGGCGGCGCCGAGCGCTGGACGGCCACCGTGCCTGCCGGGCCCACTTACTCCTGCAAGTTCCAGAACGCCGACGGCGCCCTCTACGCCGACTGCACCGACGCGGGCACCCCGTCGCGCAACGTGTTCTACGCCGTGGATCCCGCCGACGGCTCCACCCGCAAGGTGAGCGTGCCGGACGGCGACCTCGAATACGTCGGCGTCGCCGACGGCGACCTGGTCTTCGTGGCGCAGGTCCCGCGGGACCGTCGCAGCTTCGGCGAGTCGACGTACGGCGAGGTCCTGCTGATCGACCCGGACACCGGTGCCGTACGGAAGCGGAAGCTGCCCGGCAGTCCGCGCGGCCAGGCGGCGCTGGTGGGCGGGGTGCTCTGCTTCGCCAACTCCCGAGGGCAGCTGGTCGCCCACTCGCCCGAGACGGGCGTGCGGCTGTGGCAGACCGAGACGACCCTTCAGCAGCCCGGTACGCCGGTCGCCGACCGAAGGGGACAGACGGTCTTCGCGGCCAGCGCCTCCGGGCGGGTCGCCGCCGCCGACATCGGGACAGGCGAGCTGCTGTGGGAGTCCGCTGCGTGGGCGGAGCAGGTCGTCGACTCCGGCTTCGCCGCCGAGGCGCGCGTGTTCTTCGACGAGGGCGCCACGATCGTGCTCAGCCCCGACGGGACCGTCTTCACGCTGGATCCCGATCGCCCCGACCTGGAACCTCAGTCGGGGCGATCGGATTGA